In the genome of Actinomadura graeca, one region contains:
- a CDS encoding XRE family transcriptional regulator, with protein MSEPPRKETDVARRIRAHGLARGRFPVDIAHDIHEQCAPLFGTSRVKAHRLAHGVALSDIVAQVRALYEVDGKPAPRLGETLLSAYESGYKRPGPEYLHYLCAVYRVEPDSLGFRSPCICGRGHGVRPGAATVPQPRAPERHGVREPDVPLVGSIVTRAEERPWVTVNDLRGPDRADGPLSIDVGEEDIVLRRTLLQLLAGAGVALDGQFLGAVDNLRRKMDDTLVGATVSPTMLDQWEETTYGYGQQYQATPSLRMLCDVLLDFSEVRRMCDKRQPVELQERLCRIAAQLSGLSGLIMINLGDHRLARSFFRTARTAADETGDRQLRAWVTVRESLVPMYYGDPREALHLARKAQDLAGRTPSVAAAMAPAVEARALGMLAMRGRGDAAPSARRALVRGRSVFDQLSKTDTGDLVFGFTDRQMAFYEGDTFTSLGDHKHGDEVLSHALTLYSTTDRVDLTLVKLDRATCKLHAGHPEAALNAGQEAILDLPPDHRSDILVHRARQIGAAVSAKHGDIPALKGFYEALAGPWVTSPVNDRSVPPSEQV; from the coding sequence ATGTCGGAACCCCCTCGGAAAGAGACGGACGTCGCCCGCAGGATCCGCGCGCACGGCCTGGCCCGAGGGCGCTTCCCCGTGGACATCGCCCACGACATCCACGAGCAGTGCGCCCCCCTGTTCGGCACGAGCCGGGTGAAGGCGCACCGCCTCGCCCACGGGGTCGCGCTGTCCGACATCGTCGCCCAGGTCAGGGCGCTGTACGAGGTCGACGGCAAGCCGGCCCCCAGGCTCGGGGAGACCCTGCTGTCGGCCTACGAGAGCGGGTACAAGAGACCGGGCCCCGAGTACCTGCACTACCTCTGCGCCGTCTACCGCGTCGAACCCGACTCGCTCGGATTCCGCAGCCCCTGCATCTGCGGCCGCGGCCACGGCGTGCGCCCGGGCGCCGCCACCGTGCCCCAGCCGCGGGCACCGGAACGCCACGGCGTCCGCGAACCCGACGTCCCGCTCGTCGGATCCATCGTCACCAGGGCCGAGGAGCGGCCCTGGGTCACCGTCAACGATCTCCGGGGCCCCGACCGCGCCGACGGCCCCCTGTCCATTGATGTGGGAGAGGAGGACATCGTGCTTCGTAGAACACTTCTGCAACTCTTGGCCGGAGCGGGCGTGGCGCTCGACGGCCAGTTCCTGGGGGCCGTCGACAACCTGCGGCGCAAGATGGACGACACGCTGGTCGGCGCGACCGTCTCGCCGACCATGCTCGACCAGTGGGAGGAGACGACCTACGGGTACGGCCAGCAGTACCAGGCCACCCCGTCCCTGCGGATGCTCTGCGACGTGCTGCTGGACTTCAGCGAGGTGCGGCGCATGTGCGACAAGCGCCAGCCTGTCGAGCTCCAGGAGCGGCTGTGCCGCATCGCGGCCCAGCTGTCCGGGCTGTCCGGCCTGATCATGATCAACCTGGGCGACCACCGGCTCGCCCGGTCGTTCTTCCGCACCGCCCGCACCGCCGCGGACGAGACGGGCGACCGGCAGCTGCGCGCCTGGGTGACCGTCCGCGAGTCGCTGGTCCCGATGTACTACGGCGACCCGCGGGAGGCGCTGCACCTGGCCCGCAAGGCCCAGGACCTCGCCGGGCGCACCCCCAGCGTGGCCGCGGCCATGGCCCCCGCCGTGGAGGCGCGGGCGCTCGGCATGCTCGCCATGCGCGGACGCGGCGACGCCGCGCCCAGCGCCCGCCGCGCCCTGGTGCGCGGGCGCTCGGTGTTCGACCAGCTGTCCAAGACCGACACCGGCGACCTGGTGTTCGGCTTCACCGACCGGCAGATGGCCTTCTACGAGGGCGACACCTTCACCAGCCTCGGCGACCACAAGCACGGCGACGAGGTCCTCAGCCACGCGCTGACCCTGTACTCCACCACCGACCGCGTCGACCTCACCCTCGTCAAGCTCGACCGGGCGACCTGCAAGCTGCACGCCGGGCACCCCGAGGCGGCGCTGAACGCGGGCCAGGAGGCCATCCTCGACCTCCCGCCCGACCACCGCTCCGACATCCTCGTCCACCGCGCGCGCCAGATCGGCGCCGCCGTCTCGGCCAAGCATGGCGACATCCCGGCGCTGAAGGGCTTCTACGAGGCCCTCGCCGGCCCGTGGGTCACCAGCCCCGTCAACGACAGGTCCGTCCCACCTTCCGAACAGGTCTGA
- a CDS encoding HNH endonuclease gives MRQVLLLNATYEPLTTLPLRRAVCLVLREKAEIVHHDTSGAVLHSATMAIDVPSVIRLRRYVRIPFRTRVPLTRAALMRRDNFRCVYCGRRAETIDHVHPRSRGGKHIWENCVASCMTCNHRKADRLLEELGWTLSITPGVPRGAHWRLIGLVHDGDPQWAAYVTEPAA, from the coding sequence ATGCGGCAGGTCCTCCTCCTGAACGCGACATACGAACCACTCACGACCCTCCCGCTCCGGCGGGCGGTCTGCCTCGTGCTCCGGGAGAAGGCGGAGATCGTCCACCACGACACCTCCGGCGCGGTGCTCCACTCGGCCACCATGGCGATCGACGTCCCGTCGGTGATCCGGCTGCGGCGCTACGTCCGGATCCCGTTCCGCACCCGCGTCCCGCTGACCCGCGCGGCCCTGATGCGGCGTGACAACTTCCGCTGTGTCTACTGCGGCCGCCGCGCCGAGACGATCGACCACGTCCACCCGCGCAGCCGCGGCGGCAAGCACATCTGGGAGAACTGCGTCGCGTCCTGCATGACGTGCAACCACCGCAAGGCCGACCGTCTCCTCGAAGAGCTGGGCTGGACGCTCAGCATCACCCCCGGCGTCCCCCGGGGTGCCCATTGGCGCCTGATCGGCCTCGTCCACGACGGCGACCCCCAGTGGGCCGCTTACGTGACGGAACCCGCGGCCTGA
- a CDS encoding nuclease-related domain-containing protein yields the protein MAIMDRGNTQEARGQPQGQSEESREHPHEAPVKETTEERAPGALLGDAQIRRWMWRVGAAVAAGIVVSLVFGIRGGLTALVLVIIGDTVRTSRKDSSVPAWQKSSAAERRTEKQLKSLQRNGYLVLHARAVPRDDEGVSDGRIDHLVIGPSGVYAIDSEKWDKRLPVRTMSHLKLFHGPFNKKDRLDEARWEAEQASRIIGGQVGFDVPVQPSVAIYGPSIPWKVMRVRDVDVYAGNRARAYLRRRPKILTDTDVDRIFEAAEKALPPKYTD from the coding sequence ATGGCGATCATGGATCGGGGCAACACGCAAGAGGCCCGAGGTCAGCCCCAGGGCCAGTCGGAGGAGTCGCGTGAGCACCCCCACGAGGCCCCGGTGAAGGAGACGACCGAGGAGCGGGCGCCGGGGGCCCTGCTCGGCGACGCCCAGATCCGCCGCTGGATGTGGCGCGTCGGCGCGGCCGTCGCGGCCGGCATCGTGGTCTCCCTCGTGTTCGGGATCCGCGGCGGTCTCACCGCGCTCGTCCTGGTGATCATCGGCGACACCGTCCGCACCTCGCGCAAGGACTCCAGCGTCCCCGCCTGGCAGAAGTCCTCGGCCGCCGAACGGCGCACCGAGAAGCAGCTGAAGTCCCTCCAGCGCAACGGGTACCTCGTGCTCCACGCACGCGCCGTGCCCCGCGACGACGAGGGCGTCAGCGACGGGCGGATCGACCACCTGGTGATCGGGCCGAGCGGCGTCTACGCCATCGACTCCGAGAAGTGGGACAAGCGGCTGCCGGTGCGCACCATGTCCCACCTCAAGCTGTTCCACGGCCCCTTCAACAAGAAGGACCGCCTGGACGAGGCCCGCTGGGAGGCCGAGCAGGCCAGCCGCATCATCGGCGGGCAGGTCGGCTTCGACGTGCCCGTGCAGCCGTCGGTGGCGATCTACGGCCCGTCCATCCCGTGGAAGGTCATGCGGGTCCGGGACGTGGACGTCTACGCCGGCAACCGGGCGCGCGCGTACCTGCGGCGCCGGCCGAAGATCCTCACCGACACCGACGTCGACCGGATCTTCGAGGCGGCCGAGAAGGCCCTGCCGCCGAAGTACACCGACTGA
- a CDS encoding FmdB family zinc ribbon protein — protein MPRYDYRCRACGSTFEVSRPMINSSDPAPCPDGHDDTVKLLSTVAVTGSAGAPKPPPSSGGGGCCGGGCCS, from the coding sequence GTGCCACGCTATGACTACCGCTGCCGCGCCTGCGGGTCGACGTTCGAGGTCTCCCGCCCGATGATCAACTCCTCGGACCCGGCGCCCTGCCCGGACGGCCACGACGACACGGTGAAGCTGCTGTCCACGGTCGCCGTCACCGGCTCCGCCGGCGCCCCGAAGCCCCCGCCGTCGTCCGGCGGAGGAGGCTGCTGCGGAGGAGGCTGCTGCTCCTAA
- a CDS encoding mechanosensitive ion channel family protein, which translates to MSLVLQASLPWAQKGTVETACQASAGADRTPTAACRLVWNVSHNTDFTRFYATWLDKPLATLLWITLTFVVALIVKNIAHRMITKVTVRMAEGTMSEKVKERSRTVFDGSPALLNQRRAQRAKTLGSVLRSIASILIMGTAAFSILGSLGLNLAPILASASVIGVAVGFGAQNIVKDFLAGLFMLLEDQYGVGDVIDVGSAKGTVEAVTLRVTRMRDVNGVVWYVPNGEIKKVGNESQNWGRAVLDIPVDISEDTEKVKEILQAAADELAETPSWEGVILEKPSVWGVQALAGDALVIRVVLKTAPGRQADVARELRERVKRAFDEAGVSVATPAPSA; encoded by the coding sequence ATGTCACTCGTTCTCCAAGCGTCGCTGCCCTGGGCGCAGAAGGGGACGGTCGAGACCGCATGCCAGGCGTCCGCCGGAGCCGACCGGACGCCCACCGCCGCGTGCCGGCTGGTGTGGAACGTCTCACACAACACCGACTTCACCAGGTTCTACGCGACCTGGCTCGACAAGCCCCTCGCGACCCTGCTGTGGATCACCCTCACCTTCGTGGTGGCGCTGATCGTCAAGAACATCGCGCACCGGATGATCACCAAGGTGACGGTGCGGATGGCCGAGGGCACGATGTCGGAGAAGGTCAAGGAGCGGTCCCGGACCGTCTTCGACGGCAGCCCCGCCCTGCTGAACCAGCGCCGCGCCCAGCGCGCCAAGACGCTCGGGTCGGTGCTGCGCTCCATCGCCTCCATCCTGATCATGGGGACGGCGGCGTTCAGCATCCTCGGCTCGCTCGGCCTGAACCTCGCGCCGATCCTGGCCAGCGCGAGCGTGATCGGCGTCGCGGTCGGCTTCGGCGCGCAGAACATCGTCAAGGACTTCCTCGCCGGGCTGTTCATGCTGCTGGAGGACCAGTACGGCGTCGGCGACGTCATCGACGTGGGCAGCGCCAAAGGGACGGTGGAGGCCGTCACGCTGCGCGTCACCCGGATGCGCGACGTCAACGGCGTGGTCTGGTACGTCCCGAACGGGGAGATCAAGAAGGTCGGGAACGAGTCACAGAACTGGGGACGGGCCGTCCTGGACATCCCGGTCGACATCAGCGAGGACACCGAGAAGGTCAAGGAGATCCTCCAGGCCGCGGCCGACGAACTGGCCGAGACGCCCTCCTGGGAGGGCGTGATCCTGGAGAAGCCGTCGGTGTGGGGCGTGCAGGCGCTGGCGGGCGACGCCCTGGTGATCCGCGTCGTGCTCAAGACCGCGCCGGGCCGGCAGGCCGACGTCGCCCGGGAGCTGCGCGAGCGGGTCAAGCGGGCGTTCGACGAGGCCGGGGTCTCCGTCGCGACGCCCGCGCCGTCCGCCTGA
- a CDS encoding prolyl oligopeptidase family serine peptidase encodes MTPYPPAPRQDIVDEIHGHRVADPYRWLEDPAGDATREWLAAQDELFRKAADALPGRARLRRRLGELLGAGSVGSPVWRGGRRFFTRRTAEQEHPVLYTVDPDGAERVLVDPMVLDPGGTTTLDGWQPDKEGRLLTYKVSTGGDEESLLYVIDVGTGGRVEGPIDRVRYSSVAWLPGGEAFYYGRRLAAEDVPEGEEQYHRRVYLHRLGTDPDTDDILIFGEGRDKTNYYGVAVSRDGRWLTISASQGTAPRNDLWIADLSASPAERPALRAVQEGVDAETGLHVGRDGRAYVFTDRDAPRSRLCVTDPSDPSYGTWRDLIPEDPEAVLSDFAILDDLARPVLLAGWTRHAISEITVHDLATGERLGTVPTPGLGSIGGIIERPEGGHEAWFGYTDNVTPSSVMRYDARTGETELWASAPGTVEVPEIETRQVVYTSADGTEVRMLVASRPGVTGPRPAILYGYGGFNISLTPAYSAGILAWVEAGGVYAVANLRGGSEEGEEWHRAGMREHKQNVFDDFHAAAERLIADGLTTTDRLAISGGSNGGLLVGVALTQRPELYRAVVCSAPLLDMVRYERFGLGQTWNDEYGTADDPEEFGWLIGYSPYHHVHPGTAYPAVLFTTFGSDTRVDPLHARKLCAALQHATSSGAPILLRDEAEVGHAARSVSRSVELMADTLAFTAAQTGLPLPDDAEAP; translated from the coding sequence ATGACGCCGTATCCGCCCGCGCCGCGCCAGGACATCGTCGACGAGATCCATGGCCACAGGGTCGCCGACCCGTACCGCTGGCTGGAGGATCCCGCCGGCGACGCGACCAGGGAGTGGCTCGCCGCACAGGACGAGCTGTTCCGCAAGGCCGCCGACGCCCTGCCGGGACGCGCGCGGCTGCGGCGCCGGCTCGGCGAGCTGCTCGGCGCCGGGAGCGTCGGGTCGCCGGTGTGGCGGGGCGGGCGCCGGTTCTTCACCCGCCGGACGGCCGAGCAGGAGCACCCGGTGCTCTACACGGTCGACCCGGACGGCGCCGAGCGCGTCCTGGTGGACCCCATGGTCCTCGACCCCGGCGGCACCACCACCCTGGACGGCTGGCAGCCCGACAAGGAGGGCCGCCTCCTGACCTACAAGGTCTCGACCGGCGGGGACGAGGAGTCGCTGCTGTACGTGATCGACGTCGGGACGGGCGGGCGGGTGGAGGGCCCCATCGACCGCGTCCGCTACTCCTCGGTGGCGTGGCTGCCCGGCGGCGAGGCGTTCTACTACGGGCGGCGGCTCGCCGCCGAGGACGTCCCCGAGGGCGAGGAGCAGTACCACCGGCGCGTCTACCTGCACCGGCTCGGCACCGATCCCGACACCGACGACATCCTGATCTTCGGTGAGGGCCGCGACAAGACCAACTACTACGGCGTCGCCGTCAGCCGCGACGGCCGCTGGCTGACGATCTCCGCGTCCCAGGGCACCGCGCCGCGCAACGACCTGTGGATCGCCGACCTGTCCGCTTCGCCGGCCGAGCGGCCCGCGCTGCGCGCCGTCCAGGAGGGCGTGGACGCCGAGACGGGCCTGCACGTCGGCCGCGACGGCCGCGCCTACGTCTTCACCGACCGCGACGCCCCGCGGTCGCGGCTGTGCGTCACCGACCCGTCCGACCCGTCGTACGGGACGTGGCGGGACCTGATCCCCGAGGACCCCGAGGCGGTCCTCAGTGACTTCGCGATCCTCGACGACCTGGCCCGCCCCGTCCTGCTCGCCGGGTGGACGCGCCACGCGATCAGCGAGATCACCGTGCACGACCTGGCGACGGGCGAGCGCCTCGGCACGGTCCCCACGCCCGGCCTCGGCTCCATCGGCGGGATCATCGAACGCCCCGAGGGCGGGCACGAGGCGTGGTTCGGTTACACCGACAACGTCACGCCGTCGTCGGTGATGCGCTACGACGCCCGCACCGGCGAGACGGAGCTGTGGGCGTCGGCGCCGGGCACGGTGGAGGTCCCCGAGATCGAGACCCGCCAGGTCGTCTACACCTCCGCCGACGGGACCGAGGTGCGGATGCTGGTGGCGTCGCGGCCCGGCGTCACGGGCCCGCGCCCGGCGATCCTCTACGGCTACGGCGGCTTCAACATCTCCCTCACCCCCGCGTACTCGGCCGGCATCCTCGCCTGGGTCGAGGCGGGCGGGGTGTACGCGGTCGCGAACCTGCGCGGCGGGTCCGAGGAGGGCGAGGAGTGGCACCGCGCGGGGATGCGCGAGCACAAGCAGAACGTCTTCGACGACTTCCACGCCGCCGCGGAGAGGCTGATCGCCGACGGGCTCACCACCACGGACCGGCTGGCGATCTCGGGCGGCTCCAACGGCGGGCTGCTCGTCGGGGTCGCGCTCACCCAGCGCCCCGAGCTGTACCGCGCGGTCGTCTGCTCGGCCCCGCTGCTGGACATGGTCCGCTACGAGAGGTTCGGGCTCGGCCAGACCTGGAACGACGAGTACGGGACGGCGGACGACCCCGAGGAGTTCGGCTGGCTCATCGGCTACTCCCCGTACCACCACGTCCATCCCGGGACCGCCTATCCGGCCGTCCTCTTCACGACGTTCGGCAGCGACACCCGCGTGGACCCGCTGCACGCCCGCAAGCTGTGCGCGGCGCTCCAGCACGCCACCTCGTCCGGTGCCCCGATCCTGCTCCGCGACGAGGCGGAGGTCGGCCACGCGGCCCGCTCGGTGAGCCGCTCGGTCGAGCTGATGGCCGACACGCTCGCCTTCACCGCCGCGCAGACGGGCCTGCCGCTGCCCGACGACGCGGAGGCGCCGTGA
- a CDS encoding globin: MSEQVTFYEAAGGEETFRRLVHRFYQGVAEDPVLRPLYPEEDLGPAEERLRLFLIQYWGGPKTYGERRGHPRLRMRHVPFVIGEAEREAWLRHMRDAVDELELPEQLEKMLWDYFTMAARSLVNAPT, encoded by the coding sequence ATGAGCGAACAGGTGACCTTCTACGAGGCGGCCGGCGGCGAGGAGACGTTCCGCAGGCTGGTGCACCGCTTCTACCAGGGGGTCGCCGAAGACCCCGTCCTGCGCCCCCTCTACCCGGAGGAGGACCTCGGCCCGGCCGAGGAGCGGCTGCGGCTGTTCCTCATCCAGTACTGGGGCGGCCCGAAGACCTACGGTGAGCGGCGCGGGCATCCCCGGCTGCGGATGCGGCACGTGCCGTTCGTGATCGGCGAGGCCGAGCGGGAGGCGTGGCTGCGGCACATGCGGGACGCGGTGGACGAGCTGGAGCTGCCCGAGCAGCTGGAGAAGATGCTCTGGGACTACTTCACGATGGCCGCGCGCAGCTTGGTGAACGCCCCGACATAA
- a CDS encoding GNAT family N-acetyltransferase, producing MGPAEGAPRHEHTTPGGGQDDPEDGSRTLVRLRQEPPVWAFADLRLRRYRAADHATVLALHREGLAQVGLRPGDGVYYDHDFFRMEDIYLRNDGEFLVGEAGGRIVAMGGLRRADLVPGGRARAFGGYAPGTPALDAVEMVRLRVRPAVQRRGYGTAVVRALEERAREYGYRVLRADTTELQAPALALYQGFGWTETRREVIGGIVNIYLEKQL from the coding sequence ATGGGACCGGCAGAAGGCGCCCCCCGGCACGAGCACACGACGCCGGGGGGCGGGCAAGACGACCCCGAAGACGGGTCCCGGACACTCGTCCGGCTCCGGCAGGAGCCGCCCGTGTGGGCGTTCGCGGACCTCCGGCTCAGGCGGTACCGTGCCGCCGACCACGCCACCGTCCTCGCGCTGCACCGGGAAGGGCTCGCCCAGGTGGGCCTGCGCCCCGGCGACGGCGTCTACTACGACCACGACTTCTTCCGGATGGAGGACATCTACCTCCGCAACGACGGGGAGTTCCTCGTCGGCGAGGCCGGCGGCCGGATCGTCGCCATGGGCGGCCTGCGCCGCGCCGACCTCGTCCCCGGCGGCAGGGCCCGCGCGTTCGGCGGCTACGCGCCCGGCACGCCCGCCCTCGACGCCGTCGAGATGGTGCGGCTCCGCGTCCGCCCCGCCGTGCAGCGCCGGGGCTACGGCACGGCCGTGGTGCGGGCGCTGGAGGAACGCGCACGCGAGTACGGCTACCGCGTCCTGCGCGCCGACACCACCGAGCTTCAGGCACCGGCCCTCGCCCTCTACCAGGGGTTCGGCTGGACGGAGACGCGCCGGGAGGTGATCGGCGGCATCGTCAACATCTACCTGGAGAAGCAGCTGTGA
- the ilvD gene encoding dihydroxy-acid dehydratase: MPALRSRTVTHGRNMAGARALMRASGVEREDFGKPIVAVANSFTQFVPGHVHLDQVGKVVAGAVREAGGVPREFNTIAVDDGIAMGHDGMLYSLPSREVIADAIEYMVNAHCADALVCVSNCDKITPGMMLAALRLNIPTVFVSGGPMEAGKPVEGVMGGNKLDLIDPIIASADGSVADDKLLEMEESACPTCGSCSGMFTANSMNCLTEAIGLALPGNGTVLATHTARRRLYEDAGRTVVEIARRYYDGDDASVLPLSIATREAFENAMVLDVAMGGSTNTILHLLAAAYEGGVDFGLADIDALSRRVPCICKLAPATGKYHVEDCHRAGGIPALLGELHRAGLLNAAAHSIHSASLEEFVAKWDVRSPDVLPEAVDLFHAAPGGVRSTSAFSQSARWEELDLDRAGGCIRDAEHAYTADGGLAVLRGNIAPDGAIVKTAGVDEDLWTFTGPAVVFESQDQAVEGILGGKVKAGDVVVIRYEGPKGGPGMQEMLYPTSFLKGRGLGKDCALITDGRFSGGTSGLSIGHASPEAAGGGVIALVEDGDRIVIDIPHRTLELDVPADELEIRREKLLADLGGYRPRDRHRPVSAALRAYAAMATSASTGAARDVTQLDRP; encoded by the coding sequence ATGCCCGCCCTCAGGTCACGCACGGTCACGCACGGCAGGAACATGGCGGGCGCCCGCGCGCTCATGCGGGCCAGCGGCGTCGAACGCGAGGACTTCGGCAAGCCGATCGTGGCGGTGGCCAACAGCTTCACCCAGTTCGTCCCCGGCCACGTCCACCTGGACCAGGTCGGCAAGGTCGTCGCGGGCGCCGTCCGCGAGGCCGGCGGCGTCCCCCGCGAGTTCAACACGATCGCGGTGGACGACGGCATCGCCATGGGCCACGACGGCATGCTCTACTCGCTGCCCTCCCGCGAGGTGATCGCCGACGCCATCGAGTACATGGTCAACGCCCACTGCGCCGACGCCCTGGTCTGCGTGTCCAACTGCGACAAGATCACGCCCGGGATGATGCTGGCCGCGCTGCGCCTCAACATCCCCACCGTGTTCGTCTCCGGCGGCCCGATGGAGGCCGGCAAGCCCGTCGAGGGCGTCATGGGCGGCAACAAGCTCGACCTGATCGACCCGATCATCGCCTCCGCCGACGGCTCCGTCGCCGACGACAAGCTCCTGGAGATGGAGGAGAGCGCCTGCCCCACCTGCGGGTCCTGCTCGGGCATGTTCACCGCCAACTCCATGAACTGCCTCACCGAGGCGATCGGGCTGGCCCTGCCGGGCAACGGCACCGTCCTCGCCACCCACACCGCCCGCCGCCGCCTCTACGAGGACGCCGGCCGCACCGTCGTCGAGATCGCCCGCCGCTACTACGACGGCGACGACGCCTCCGTCCTGCCGCTGAGCATCGCCACCCGCGAGGCGTTCGAGAACGCCATGGTCCTGGACGTGGCCATGGGCGGCTCCACCAACACGATCCTGCACCTCCTCGCCGCCGCCTACGAGGGCGGCGTCGACTTCGGGCTCGCCGACATCGACGCGCTGTCCCGCCGCGTCCCCTGCATCTGCAAGCTGGCCCCCGCCACCGGCAAATACCACGTCGAGGACTGCCACCGCGCCGGCGGCATCCCCGCCCTGCTCGGCGAGCTGCACCGCGCCGGCCTGCTGAACGCCGCCGCCCACTCGATCCACTCCGCGTCCCTGGAGGAGTTCGTCGCCAAGTGGGACGTCCGCTCCCCCGACGTCCTCCCCGAGGCCGTCGACCTGTTCCACGCGGCACCGGGCGGCGTCCGCAGCACCTCGGCGTTCAGCCAGAGCGCCCGCTGGGAGGAGCTCGACCTCGACCGCGCCGGGGGCTGCATCCGCGACGCCGAGCACGCCTACACCGCCGACGGCGGCCTCGCCGTCCTGCGCGGCAACATCGCCCCCGACGGCGCGATCGTCAAGACCGCGGGCGTGGACGAGGACCTGTGGACCTTCACCGGCCCCGCCGTCGTCTTCGAGAGCCAGGACCAGGCCGTCGAGGGCATCCTCGGCGGCAAGGTCAAGGCCGGCGACGTCGTCGTGATCCGCTACGAGGGCCCGAAGGGCGGCCCCGGCATGCAGGAGATGCTCTACCCGACGAGCTTCCTCAAGGGCCGCGGCCTCGGCAAGGACTGCGCGCTGATCACCGACGGCCGCTTCTCCGGCGGCACGTCCGGCCTGTCCATCGGGCACGCCTCCCCCGAGGCCGCGGGCGGCGGCGTCATCGCCCTCGTCGAGGACGGCGACCGCATCGTCATCGACATCCCGCACCGCACGCTGGAGCTGGACGTCCCGGCCGACGAGCTGGAGATCCGCCGCGAGAAGCTCCTCGCCGACCTCGGCGGCTACCGCCCGCGCGACCGTCACCGCCCGGTCAGCGCCGCCCTGCGCGCCTACGCCGCCATGGCGACCTCCGCCTCCACCGGCGCCGCCCGCGACGTCACCCAGCTGGACCGCCCCTGA
- a CDS encoding class I SAM-dependent methyltransferase, with amino-acid sequence MTAGTLAARIAGLLREPPEEPDMSAGYLDLLGPSASPPPTPAQRAMQSAFLPQIYERVWRPVGFNLAKGWPFGPDTAAEHAMARDRLGLGRPDDIVKPVADVLDVACGPGNVTRALAAGVAGDGLVVGLDASATMLARAAADTRADAHAGTRGPDTRGAGAGAAPVGYVRGDAVDLPFRDGTFDAVCCFGALYLFDDPWTAVDGMIRVLRPGGNLVILTSRRPLVLPADVGRDLVRRATGLNVFGDGEVTGALADRGLTGVRRHRYPLMQLVAARRP; translated from the coding sequence GTGACGGCGGGGACGCTCGCCGCCCGGATCGCGGGCCTGCTCCGGGAGCCGCCGGAGGAACCCGACATGTCCGCGGGCTATCTGGACCTGCTCGGCCCGTCCGCGTCGCCGCCGCCGACCCCCGCGCAGAGGGCGATGCAGTCGGCGTTCCTCCCGCAGATCTACGAGAGGGTGTGGCGGCCGGTCGGGTTCAACCTGGCGAAGGGCTGGCCGTTCGGCCCCGACACCGCCGCCGAGCACGCCATGGCGCGCGACCGGCTCGGCCTCGGGCGGCCGGACGACATCGTCAAACCGGTGGCGGACGTCCTGGACGTCGCGTGCGGCCCCGGCAACGTCACCCGCGCCCTCGCGGCGGGCGTCGCGGGCGACGGCCTGGTCGTGGGCCTGGACGCGTCCGCGACCATGCTCGCCCGCGCCGCCGCCGACACCCGCGCCGACGCCCACGCCGGCACCCGCGGCCCGGACACCCGCGGCGCCGGGGCGGGCGCCGCGCCGGTGGGCTACGTCCGGGGGGACGCGGTGGACCTGCCCTTCCGCGACGGGACGTTCGACGCCGTCTGCTGCTTCGGCGCGCTGTACCTGTTCGACGATCCGTGGACGGCCGTCGACGGCATGATCCGCGTCCTGAGGCCGGGCGGGAACCTGGTCATCCTCACCTCCCGCCGTCCGCTCGTCCTGCCCGCCGACGTCGGCCGTGACCTGGTGCGCCGCGCCACCGGGCTGAACGTCTTCGGGGACGGTGAGGTGACCGGCGCCCTGGCCGACCGGGGCCTGACCGGCGTCAGGCGCCACCGCTACCCGCTCATGCAGCTGGTGGCCGCCCGGCGCCCGTGA